Proteins encoded in a region of the Athene noctua chromosome 4, bAthNoc1.hap1.1, whole genome shotgun sequence genome:
- the LOC141959543 gene encoding homeobox protein Nkx-6.1-like, whose translation MPAPAPPPPARPRQTFTIAALLGRASPPLHHPPPLWGPPPWGPPPAPAAAAARVLPPPPAAPRPFCPGCCGAPPGWAARLGATGFLTSKGRFPAFKAKIGKTKRVRTIFTSDQLARLEKEFARQQYMVGMERCLLASSLHLTEEQVKVWFQNRRIKWRKQSLEQQQAKLAKMGLSTPQRSPDSQSPNGEEDKDFPAESEDSQEDTASSPGSGAAPEQTVAKSC comes from the exons atgccggccccggccccgccgccccccgcccggccccgccagaCCTTCACCATCGCGGCGCTGCTGGGACGCGCTTCTCCCCCCCTCCATCATCCGCCGCCgctctggggaccccccccatggggaccccccccggctcctgcagccgccgccgcccgggtcctgccgccgccgcccgccgccccccggccgttCTGCCCCGGCTGCTGCGGGGCCCCCCCCGGCTGGGCCGCCAGGCTGGGGGCAACAG gctTCCTGACCTCCAAGGGCCGCTTCCCCGCCTTCAAAGCCAAGATTGGCAAAACCAAGCGAGTCCGGACTATCTTCACCAGCGACCAGCTGGCCCGGCTGGAGAAGGAGTTTGCACGGCAGCAGTACATGGTGGGCATGGAGCGGTGCCTGCTCGCCTCCTCCCTGCACCTCACTGAAGAGCAG GTGAAAGTCTGGTTCCAAAACCGGAGGATCAAGTGGAGGAAACAAAGCCTGGAACAGCAACAAGCCAAACTGGCCAAAATGGGTTTGTCCACCCCGCAGAGGAGCCCCGACTCGCAGAGCCCCAACGGCGAGGAGGACAAGGACTTCCCAGCGGAGTCGGAGGACAGCCAGGAGGACACAGCCTCCTCCCCCGGCTCGGGGGCAGCACCTGAACAGACTGTGGCAAAAAGCTGCTGA